In [Leptolyngbya] sp. PCC 7376, a genomic segment contains:
- the rplM gene encoding 50S ribosomal protein L13, protein MIKTPLPKQDNLDQKWYVVDAADQRLGRLATEIAKTLRGKNKPEYTPHMDTGDFVVVINAEKVVVTGRKPEQKLYRRHSGRPGGMKVETFNQLQERIPERIIEKAVKGMLPKNALGRRLFTKLKVYAGAAHPHEAQQPEVMTINTTPGGSK, encoded by the coding sequence CCAAAACAAGATAACCTTGACCAGAAATGGTACGTTGTCGATGCTGCTGACCAACGTCTCGGCCGCTTAGCAACTGAAATTGCCAAAACGCTACGTGGCAAAAATAAGCCTGAGTACACACCTCACATGGACACCGGCGATTTTGTCGTCGTGATCAATGCAGAAAAAGTTGTTGTAACTGGCCGTAAGCCTGAGCAAAAGCTTTATCGTCGTCACTCCGGTCGTCCTGGTGGAATGAAGGTTGAGACTTTCAATCAATTGCAAGAGCGTATTCCTGAGCGCATCATTGAGAAGGCCGTCAAAGGTATGCTTCCAAAAAATGCCCTTGGTCGTCGTTTGTTCACGAAGCTAAAGGTTTATGCTGGTGCGGCTCATCCCCATGAAGCGCAACAACCTGAAGTTATGACTATTAACACTACTCCCGGAGGCTCTAAGTAA